One stretch of Saccharopolyspora erythraea DNA includes these proteins:
- a CDS encoding NADP-dependent oxidoreductase has protein sequence MRAYGFTEVGGPEKQGFLDVPVPDPGPGELLVRVRAAGVNPGDWRLREGSYGVSGPAVLGREVAGTVTAVGLEVDGFSIGDEVFGGCPGMVGGWAEQALITASFAAHRPDAVPPELAAVLPVAAGTAHDALENLGLRAGATLLVNGAGGGVGIPVVQLARARGITVVGVASPAKHDLVAGFGAIPVAYGDGLLERVRAAAPGGVDAVFDLVGGEALRTVAGVVADRSKLLSIADKPLVRELGGREVERDRSTAVLAGLAELVASRALDPHVTRVRPLDEAGEALAEVENGHVVGKVVLASRPNRNVPRGAVH, from the coding sequence ATGCGGGCGTACGGATTCACCGAGGTGGGCGGGCCGGAGAAGCAGGGTTTCCTCGACGTCCCGGTGCCGGACCCCGGTCCCGGTGAGCTGCTCGTGCGGGTACGTGCCGCGGGAGTGAACCCGGGGGACTGGAGGCTGCGAGAGGGTTCTTACGGTGTGTCCGGGCCCGCGGTGCTGGGCCGCGAGGTCGCGGGGACGGTCACCGCCGTTGGGCTGGAGGTGGACGGCTTCTCGATCGGCGACGAGGTGTTCGGTGGCTGCCCCGGAATGGTCGGCGGCTGGGCCGAGCAGGCGTTGATCACCGCGTCGTTCGCCGCGCATCGGCCTGACGCGGTGCCACCGGAGCTGGCCGCGGTGCTGCCCGTCGCCGCCGGCACCGCACACGATGCCCTGGAGAACCTCGGTCTGCGCGCTGGTGCGACGCTCCTGGTCAACGGGGCGGGTGGCGGTGTCGGAATTCCGGTCGTGCAACTCGCGCGGGCCCGGGGGATCACCGTCGTGGGGGTCGCGAGCCCGGCCAAGCACGATCTCGTCGCCGGATTCGGGGCGATCCCGGTGGCATACGGCGACGGTCTTCTCGAGCGGGTGCGTGCCGCGGCGCCGGGTGGGGTCGACGCCGTCTTCGACCTCGTCGGTGGCGAGGCGCTGCGCACCGTCGCGGGTGTGGTCGCGGACCGGTCGAAGCTCCTGTCCATCGCGGACAAGCCGCTGGTTCGTGAGCTCGGCGGGCGGGAGGTCGAACGGGACCGGAGCACGGCCGTCCTCGCCGGACTCGCCGAGCTCGTCGCCTCCAGGGCGCTGGACCCGCACGTCACGCGAGTCCGGCCGCTCGACGAGGCGGGCGAGGCGCTCGCCGAGGTCGAAAACGGGCACGTGGTGGGCAAAGTCGTCCTTGCGTCCCGGCCGAACCGAAACGTTCCTCGAGGCGCGGTCCATTGA
- a CDS encoding TetR/AcrR family transcriptional regulator C-terminal domain-containing protein, with protein sequence MRYHRSDVVRRAITVLDEYGLESLTMRRLAAELGVQPSALYHHVPNKQTLLAAVADEILGRGRRPCRARQWDRRVVEVCRELRDAMLAYRDGAEVVVTAYTFGLGAGEPPSRLREALRDGGLPDDLVDVGTRALLHLVFGHTVEEQTALQAASAGAIDRAPGGPADFERGLELVLDGLRSRVSR encoded by the coding sequence GTGCGCTATCACCGCAGCGACGTCGTGCGTCGCGCGATCACGGTCCTCGACGAGTACGGGCTGGAGTCGCTGACGATGCGGAGGCTGGCCGCCGAGCTCGGCGTGCAGCCCAGCGCGCTCTACCACCACGTGCCGAACAAGCAGACGCTGCTGGCCGCGGTCGCCGACGAGATCCTGGGCCGGGGCAGGCGCCCCTGCCGGGCTCGGCAGTGGGACCGGCGCGTCGTCGAGGTCTGCCGCGAGCTCCGGGACGCGATGCTCGCCTACCGCGACGGTGCCGAGGTGGTCGTCACGGCCTACACCTTCGGCCTCGGCGCCGGGGAGCCCCCGAGCCGGCTGCGGGAGGCGCTGCGGGACGGCGGCCTGCCCGACGACCTGGTCGACGTCGGTACCCGTGCCCTGCTGCACCTCGTCTTCGGCCACACCGTGGAGGAGCAGACCGCGTTGCAGGCCGCGAGCGCCGGGGCGATCGACCGGGCGCCCGGAGGGCCCGCCGACTTCGAGCGGGGGCTCGAGCTGGTGCTGGACGGCCTCCGGTCCAGGGTCAGCCGGTGA
- the bioB gene encoding biotin synthase BioB has translation MSATAHQLADAILAGTPATPEDALAVLRADDAELMSVVAAAGRLRRAHFGNTVKVNYLVNLKSGLCPENCNYCSQALGSDAPILKYSWLSKDEALKQTGAGLSGGASRVCLVSSGRGPSTRDIDKVTEMVSALKQEYPGVEVCACLGLLKDGQAERLKDAGVDAYNHNINTAESNHDNIVQTHTYADRVDTVEKAKGGGLSPCSGLIGGLGETDEQLVESLFALRELGSDSIPVNFLMPFDGTPFENTWELSPARCVKILAMARFVCPDKEIRIAGGREMHLRSLQSIALHVANSIFLGDYLTSEGQDAKADLEMIRDNGFVVLGSEEDIAQQAERASPVDPAIRRRGAGTDVVPNA, from the coding sequence ATGAGCGCCACCGCCCACCAGCTCGCCGACGCGATCCTCGCGGGCACACCGGCCACGCCCGAGGACGCCCTCGCCGTGCTGCGCGCCGACGACGCCGAGCTGATGTCCGTCGTAGCAGCCGCGGGCCGGCTGCGCCGCGCGCACTTCGGCAACACGGTGAAGGTGAACTACCTGGTGAACCTCAAGTCGGGGCTCTGCCCGGAGAACTGCAACTACTGCTCGCAGGCGCTCGGTTCCGACGCGCCCATCCTCAAGTACTCGTGGCTGTCCAAGGACGAGGCGCTCAAGCAGACCGGCGCCGGGCTCAGCGGCGGCGCCAGCCGGGTGTGCCTGGTCTCCTCCGGTCGCGGACCGTCCACACGGGACATCGACAAGGTCACCGAGATGGTGTCGGCGCTCAAGCAGGAGTACCCCGGGGTCGAGGTCTGCGCCTGCCTGGGCCTGCTCAAGGACGGTCAGGCAGAGCGTCTCAAGGACGCCGGTGTCGACGCCTACAACCACAACATCAACACCGCCGAGAGCAACCACGACAACATCGTGCAGACCCACACCTACGCCGACCGGGTCGACACCGTGGAGAAGGCGAAAGGCGGGGGTCTCTCCCCCTGTTCCGGCCTGATCGGGGGCCTGGGTGAGACCGACGAGCAACTGGTCGAGTCGCTGTTCGCGCTCAGGGAGCTGGGCTCGGACTCGATCCCGGTCAACTTCCTGATGCCGTTCGACGGGACGCCGTTCGAGAACACCTGGGAGCTCTCCCCGGCCCGCTGCGTGAAGATCCTGGCGATGGCGCGTTTCGTGTGCCCGGACAAGGAGATCCGGATCGCGGGCGGTCGCGAGATGCACCTGCGATCGTTGCAGTCGATCGCGCTGCACGTCGCCAACTCGATCTTCCTCGGTGACTACCTCACCTCGGAGGGCCAGGACGCCAAGGCCGACCTCGAGATGATCCGGGACAACGGCTTCGTCGTCCTGGGGTCCGAAGAGGACATCGCCCAGCAGGCCGAGCGGGCGAGCCCGGTCGATCCGGCGATCCGGCGCCGCGGGGCGGGCACCGACGTCGTCCCCAACGCCTGA
- a CDS encoding adenosylmethionine--8-amino-7-oxononanoate transaminase, giving the protein MNAQALLAFDREHLWHPYTSMTDPTPTRLVTGASGSRITLDGVGEVVDGMASWWSAIHGYRHPVLDEAVRGQLDRMSHVMFGGLTHEPAVELARRLIDLAPDGLDRVFLADSGSVSIEVAMKMALQYQRGSGRPERTRFLTVRGGYHGDTFDCMSVCDPDGGMHAMWSGVLPEQVFGERPPPLGGDVDAWAAGFRALAAEHADRLAGLVVEPLLQGAGGMHPYPAECLAVFREVADEHGLVLVFDEIATGFGRTGTLFAADAAGVAPDVLCVGKALTGGYLSMAAALCTTEVARGLSASDSGVLMHGPTFMGNPLACAVASASLDLLTTGDWAADVRRINTGLQALHEIDAVDVRVLGAVGVVQLDHAVDVPKATEAALARGVWLRPFRDLIYTMPPYVCTDDDIAAICSGIAAAAEAG; this is encoded by the coding sequence ATGAACGCGCAAGCACTGCTCGCGTTCGACCGCGAACACCTGTGGCACCCGTACACGTCGATGACCGACCCGACGCCGACGCGTCTGGTCACCGGCGCCTCGGGCAGCCGGATCACCCTCGACGGGGTCGGCGAGGTCGTCGACGGGATGGCGTCGTGGTGGTCGGCCATCCACGGCTACCGGCATCCCGTGCTCGACGAGGCCGTGCGCGGCCAGCTCGACCGGATGTCGCACGTGATGTTCGGCGGGCTCACCCACGAGCCGGCGGTCGAGCTGGCCCGGCGCCTGATCGACCTCGCCCCGGACGGCCTCGACCGCGTTTTCCTCGCCGACTCCGGGTCGGTGAGCATCGAGGTCGCGATGAAGATGGCGCTGCAGTACCAGCGCGGCTCCGGCCGGCCGGAGCGAACCCGGTTCCTCACCGTCCGCGGCGGCTACCACGGCGACACCTTCGACTGCATGAGCGTGTGCGACCCCGACGGCGGCATGCACGCGATGTGGTCCGGCGTGCTGCCGGAGCAGGTGTTCGGCGAACGTCCGCCCCCGCTCGGCGGTGACGTCGACGCCTGGGCCGCGGGTTTCCGCGCGCTCGCGGCCGAGCACGCGGACCGGCTCGCGGGGCTGGTCGTGGAACCGCTCCTGCAGGGTGCCGGCGGCATGCACCCCTATCCCGCCGAGTGCCTGGCGGTGTTCCGCGAGGTCGCCGACGAGCACGGGCTGGTGCTGGTCTTCGACGAGATCGCCACCGGCTTCGGCCGAACCGGCACCCTGTTCGCCGCCGATGCCGCAGGCGTGGCCCCGGACGTGCTGTGCGTCGGCAAGGCGCTCACCGGCGGCTACCTGTCGATGGCGGCGGCGCTGTGCACGACCGAGGTGGCGCGCGGCCTGTCCGCCAGCGACTCGGGCGTCCTCATGCACGGCCCCACCTTCATGGGCAACCCGCTGGCCTGCGCGGTCGCCTCGGCCAGCCTGGACCTGCTCACCACCGGCGACTGGGCAGCCGACGTGCGGCGCATCAACACCGGGTTGCAGGCGCTGCACGAGATCGACGCCGTCGACGTGCGCGTCCTCGGCGCGGTCGGCGTGGTCCAGCTCGACCACGCGGTCGACGTGCCCAAGGCGACCGAGGCGGCGCTGGCCCGGGGCGTGTGGCTGCGCCCGTTCCGCGACCTGATCTACACCATGCCGCCCTACGTGTGCACCGACGACGACATCGCCGCCATCTGCTCCGGGATCGCGGCGGCCGCGGAGGCCGGATGA
- a CDS encoding 8-amino-7-oxononanoate synthase — MNGWTRWFAEQRAAREDAGLQRTLRPRAADDDVIDLANNDYLGLSGHPEVRRAAADAALTWGAGAGASRLVTGTTTLHADLEHELAGFTGREAALVFSTGYHANLSAVTALADKQTLIVSDAHVHASLIDAARLSRAAIEVVPHNDVAAVRAALAAAGDRRAIVLTESVFSVLGDAAPLTGLAAACADHDALLVVDEAHGLGVVGDGGRGLVHAHGMAEHPHVVMTATLSKSLGAMGGAVLGSAAMVDHLTNRARPFIFDTGLAPAPAAGALTALRLLRGQPGFPSRIHQRGAELADRLGVRRSAGAVLSVPMPSPQAAVAAQAAALAAGVRVGCFRPPSVPDGISRLRITTHVGLDDERWAHAVDVLARVIEDLGVGTGRSVHSVPREQPAVR, encoded by the coding sequence ATGAACGGCTGGACAAGGTGGTTCGCCGAGCAGCGGGCCGCGCGCGAGGACGCCGGTTTGCAGCGCACGCTTCGGCCTCGGGCCGCCGACGACGACGTCATCGACCTCGCCAACAACGACTACCTCGGTTTGAGCGGCCACCCCGAGGTGCGACGAGCGGCCGCCGACGCCGCCCTCACCTGGGGCGCAGGGGCGGGCGCATCCCGGCTCGTGACCGGTACCACCACGCTGCACGCCGACCTGGAGCACGAACTCGCCGGCTTCACCGGCCGCGAGGCGGCGCTGGTCTTCTCGACCGGCTACCACGCCAACCTGTCCGCGGTGACCGCGCTGGCGGACAAGCAGACGCTGATCGTCTCCGACGCGCACGTGCACGCTTCGCTGATCGACGCCGCGCGGCTGTCCCGAGCGGCGATCGAGGTGGTCCCCCACAACGACGTCGCCGCGGTCCGGGCCGCGCTGGCAGCGGCCGGTGACCGGCGAGCGATCGTGCTGACCGAGTCGGTCTTCTCGGTGCTCGGCGACGCCGCCCCGCTCACCGGCCTGGCCGCGGCCTGCGCCGACCACGACGCGCTCCTCGTCGTCGACGAGGCGCACGGGCTCGGTGTGGTCGGTGACGGCGGCCGCGGTCTGGTGCACGCCCACGGCATGGCAGAGCACCCGCACGTGGTGATGACCGCGACGCTGTCCAAGTCGCTCGGCGCGATGGGCGGTGCGGTACTCGGCTCCGCCGCGATGGTCGACCACCTCACCAACCGGGCCCGCCCGTTCATCTTCGACACCGGGCTGGCACCGGCACCCGCCGCCGGTGCGTTGACCGCCCTGCGCCTGCTGCGCGGGCAACCCGGCTTCCCGTCGCGGATCCACCAGCGCGGCGCCGAGCTGGCCGACCGGCTCGGCGTGCGACGGTCGGCGGGCGCCGTGCTCTCGGTGCCGATGCCGTCCCCGCAGGCCGCCGTCGCCGCGCAGGCCGCGGCGCTGGCGGCGGGAGTGCGGGTGGGGTGCTTCCGGCCGCCGTCGGTGCCCGACGGGATCTCCCGGCTCCGGATCACCACCCACGTCGGCCTCGACGACGAACGCTGGGCGCATGCGGTCGACGTGCTGGCCCGCGTAATCGAGGACCTCGGAGTGGGCACCGGCCGGTCGGTGCATTCGGTGCCCCGTGAACAACCCGCTGTGCGCTGA
- a CDS encoding dienelactone hydrolase family protein, giving the protein MTEVVLFHHAQGLTPGVAAFADELRAVGHTVHTPDLFDGRIFDSLEEGQGYVEQLGFGEMTERGVRAAELLSQDVVYAGLSLGVLPAQKLAQTRAGARGALLFHACIPVSEFGAAWPNRVPVQVHAKEADPLFAEDIDAARALVSDCADAEMFLYPGDQHLFTDNSLPSHDPDAAKLLTQRTIEFLGSR; this is encoded by the coding sequence ATGACAGAGGTCGTACTGTTCCATCACGCGCAGGGGCTGACGCCCGGAGTCGCCGCTTTCGCCGACGAACTCCGCGCGGTCGGCCACACCGTCCACACGCCCGACCTTTTCGACGGGCGCATCTTCGACTCCCTCGAAGAGGGCCAGGGCTACGTCGAGCAGCTCGGCTTCGGCGAGATGACCGAGCGCGGCGTCCGCGCGGCCGAACTCCTTTCGCAGGACGTCGTTTACGCTGGCTTGTCACTCGGTGTGCTGCCCGCCCAGAAGCTGGCGCAGACGCGGGCGGGCGCGCGGGGCGCGCTCCTGTTCCACGCCTGCATCCCCGTCTCGGAGTTCGGCGCGGCTTGGCCCAACCGTGTGCCGGTGCAGGTGCATGCGAAGGAAGCCGATCCGCTCTTCGCCGAGGACATCGACGCTGCCCGCGCGCTCGTCTCCGATTGCGCTGACGCGGAGATGTTCCTGTACCCCGGAGACCAGCACCTGTTCACGGACAATTCGCTGCCGTCCCACGACCCGGACGCCGCCAAGCTCCTGACCCAGCGGACGATCGAGTTCCTCGGCTCGCGCTAG
- a CDS encoding LysR family transcriptional regulator yields MELRHLSVFVAVAEELHFGRAAARLHMAQSPLSRQVRLLERDLGVALFERNTRGVRLTAAGESLLEPARRVLAEAAVARRAVRAASLGEIGRVVVGFAGASSYYVLPRLTRAVASELPGIELSLRGQTYSGEALTRVADGTLDLGFVALPAREGVSTRVVRVERLVVALPDTHALAEADSVSLADLAGERFVSFPASRGSAVRDAAMQACLQAGFTPLIAQEAPDAYNVLTLVGAGVGVAIVVSSAQNVHSEHVVYRPITDDVPAMLIALAWRTDNPSAALRSVLRLAETVLPTPGH; encoded by the coding sequence GTGGAGCTCCGTCATCTGAGTGTTTTCGTTGCTGTCGCGGAAGAACTGCACTTCGGCCGCGCGGCCGCGCGGCTGCACATGGCGCAGTCGCCGCTGAGCCGCCAGGTGCGGCTGCTCGAGCGCGACCTCGGGGTGGCGCTCTTCGAGCGCAACACCCGGGGAGTCCGGCTCACGGCGGCCGGTGAGTCGCTGCTCGAGCCCGCTCGCCGGGTGCTGGCCGAGGCGGCTGTGGCGCGGCGAGCGGTGCGGGCCGCGAGCCTCGGGGAGATCGGCCGCGTCGTGGTCGGGTTCGCCGGCGCGAGCAGCTACTACGTGCTCCCCCGCCTCACCCGCGCGGTCGCCTCCGAGCTGCCGGGGATCGAGCTCTCGCTGCGCGGCCAGACCTACTCGGGCGAGGCGCTCACCCGGGTCGCCGACGGCACCCTCGACCTGGGGTTCGTCGCGTTGCCCGCGCGCGAGGGCGTGTCGACGCGCGTGGTCCGGGTCGAGCGCCTCGTGGTGGCGCTGCCCGACACCCACGCCCTGGCCGAGGCGGACAGCGTGTCGCTGGCCGACCTCGCGGGCGAGCGGTTCGTCTCCTTCCCCGCCTCGCGTGGTTCCGCCGTGCGGGACGCGGCGATGCAGGCGTGCCTCCAGGCCGGGTTCACGCCGCTGATCGCCCAGGAGGCCCCCGACGCCTACAACGTGCTGACCCTCGTCGGCGCCGGCGTCGGCGTCGCGATCGTGGTGAGCTCGGCGCAGAACGTCCATTCCGAACACGTCGTGTACCGGCCGATCACCGACGACGTCCCGGCGATGCTGATCGCCCTCGCGTGGCGCACGGACAACCCGTCGGCCGCGTTGCGCTCGGTGTTGCGCCTCGCCGAGACCGTTCTTCCCACTCCCGGACATTGA
- a CDS encoding MFS transporter codes for MERAGIDGTAATEHPPAQAREARKAGITAFVGTTIEWFDFYIYGSASALVLGRIFFPEVSPALGTLAAFATFWVGFLARPLGGVVFGHFGDRFGRKKALIITLVLMGGATFCVGLLPGYAQIGAAAPVLLIALRMVQGVAMGGEWGGAVLIATEYAPPRKKILYGAFAQQGSPVGNLLATLAFLGIAHLSDSAFESWGWRLPFLASAVLVFIGLFIRLRLSETPEMRTIIESKRQSRLPIRDVLGRYPLLVALGVGAGTAGVAITYVKTTFALSWATEDLGFSRSSFLTVITLALVVQVLTQPLGAVLASRIDLRRAVLWMLLPEIVLLPAMFALVSTGSLALSAIGMALATAPHAMYYAALAGLLAQVFPVEVRYTAISLCYQLCTTIFAGTAPIACQFLLTRSGSIVPVVALGLGYVVITLLCASALIRRSTALSPRPTPALATDRKELA; via the coding sequence ATGGAGCGAGCAGGCATCGACGGGACCGCTGCCACCGAGCACCCGCCGGCCCAGGCCCGGGAAGCCCGCAAGGCCGGCATCACGGCGTTCGTCGGGACGACCATCGAGTGGTTCGACTTCTACATCTACGGCTCGGCGTCGGCACTGGTGCTCGGCAGGATCTTCTTCCCCGAGGTCTCCCCCGCGCTGGGCACGCTCGCCGCGTTCGCCACGTTCTGGGTGGGCTTCCTCGCCCGCCCGCTGGGCGGAGTGGTGTTCGGGCACTTCGGCGACCGCTTCGGGCGCAAGAAGGCCCTGATCATCACGCTGGTCCTGATGGGCGGAGCCACCTTCTGCGTCGGGCTGCTGCCCGGCTACGCCCAGATCGGCGCCGCCGCCCCGGTCCTGCTGATCGCCCTGCGCATGGTGCAGGGCGTCGCGATGGGTGGTGAGTGGGGCGGCGCGGTCCTGATCGCCACCGAGTACGCACCGCCCCGCAAGAAGATCCTCTACGGGGCCTTCGCCCAGCAGGGTTCTCCGGTCGGGAACCTCCTCGCGACACTGGCGTTCCTCGGCATCGCCCACCTCTCCGACAGCGCCTTCGAGTCCTGGGGCTGGCGCCTGCCGTTCCTGGCTTCCGCCGTGCTGGTGTTCATCGGCCTGTTCATCCGCCTCCGGCTCAGCGAGACACCGGAGATGCGCACGATCATCGAGTCCAAGCGGCAGTCGCGGCTGCCCATCAGGGACGTGCTCGGACGCTACCCGCTGCTGGTCGCGCTCGGCGTCGGCGCGGGCACGGCGGGAGTGGCCATCACCTACGTCAAGACGACGTTCGCGCTGTCCTGGGCGACCGAGGATCTCGGCTTCAGCCGCTCGTCGTTCCTGACGGTGATCACGCTCGCGCTCGTGGTCCAGGTCCTCACCCAACCGCTCGGCGCCGTGCTGGCGAGCAGGATCGACCTCAGGCGGGCCGTCCTGTGGATGCTGCTGCCCGAGATCGTGCTGCTGCCCGCGATGTTCGCGTTGGTCAGCACCGGTTCCCTGGCGCTGTCGGCCATCGGCATGGCGCTCGCGACGGCCCCGCACGCCATGTACTACGCGGCGCTGGCCGGTCTGCTGGCCCAGGTGTTCCCCGTGGAGGTCCGCTACACCGCGATCTCGCTGTGCTACCAGCTGTGCACGACGATCTTCGCGGGAACGGCGCCGATCGCCTGCCAGTTCCTGCTCACCCGCAGCGGATCGATCGTGCCCGTCGTGGCGCTGGGCCTCGGCTACGTCGTGATCACCCTGCTGTGCGCGTCCGCGCTCATCCGCCGGAGCACCGCGCTGTCACCCCGGCCCACCCCCGCCCTGGCAACCGACCGAAAGGAACTGGCGTGA
- a CDS encoding acyl-CoA dehydrogenase family protein: protein MNFADSDPALRPLLDRLLSPADRERVEPALHELGELAAGELDRLAATADAHPPRLRQYGPDGQRIDEVDHHPAYDQMAQLAFARFGLAAMSHRPGVLGWPAPAPHVVKFGLSYVFVQAEFGLACPLSMTDSAARILRMFAPDEFAAEIAALTASDMEDLATGAMLMTEKQGGTDVGRTATEATDHGTHWTLRGHKWFASNVSADIILTLARVPGQGEGTRGLGMFLVPRLLPDGSRNSYRIDRLKDKLGSRSMASGEVTLDDAFAVPVGELTNGFRQMAEMLNVSRLSNAMRAAALMRRAVLESVEHTRRRPVFGKALFDQPLMRATLLPMITDAEAALGLVLESAARLDDSDAGDQTARSLIRVLTPLAKYTVCKQARGVTGEAMEIRGGNGYIEDWVNPRLLRDAHLGSIWEGSSNVIALDVLRCMRRESAHQAVAETYASRLHDMADPGVRPFAEVLLAHWKSMLDRGEHLLSTSPAEQEAGIGVYADALARTTMASLLLEQAAHEIANGLGHRKLLVAGTYLHRLLRPASALPTAALEQLDRIADGGDVPPEAARAVLDLLEGGAHVHG from the coding sequence GTGAACTTCGCCGACTCCGACCCCGCCCTGCGGCCGCTGCTGGACCGGCTCTTGTCGCCCGCCGACCGGGAACGCGTCGAGCCCGCGCTGCACGAGCTCGGCGAGCTCGCCGCCGGCGAGCTGGACCGGCTGGCCGCGACCGCGGACGCGCACCCGCCCCGGTTGCGCCAGTACGGTCCGGACGGGCAGCGCATCGACGAGGTCGACCACCACCCCGCCTACGACCAGATGGCCCAGCTGGCCTTCGCGAGGTTCGGGCTCGCGGCGATGTCGCACCGGCCCGGCGTGCTCGGCTGGCCCGCTCCTGCGCCGCACGTGGTGAAGTTCGGGCTGTCCTACGTGTTCGTGCAGGCCGAGTTCGGACTCGCCTGCCCGCTGTCGATGACCGACTCGGCCGCCCGCATCCTGCGCATGTTCGCCCCGGACGAGTTCGCCGCCGAGATCGCCGCGCTGACCGCCTCCGACATGGAGGACCTGGCGACCGGGGCGATGCTGATGACCGAGAAGCAGGGCGGCACCGACGTCGGCCGGACCGCCACCGAGGCGACCGACCACGGCACGCACTGGACGCTGCGCGGGCACAAGTGGTTCGCCTCCAACGTCTCGGCCGACATCATCCTCACCCTGGCGCGGGTACCGGGCCAGGGCGAGGGGACCAGGGGGCTCGGCATGTTCCTGGTCCCCCGGCTGCTGCCGGACGGCAGCCGCAACAGCTACCGGATCGACCGGCTCAAGGACAAGCTGGGGTCGCGGTCGATGGCCAGCGGCGAGGTCACCCTCGACGACGCGTTCGCCGTCCCCGTCGGGGAGCTGACCAACGGGTTCCGGCAGATGGCCGAGATGCTCAACGTGTCCCGGTTGTCCAACGCGATGCGCGCGGCAGCGCTCATGCGGCGCGCGGTGCTGGAGTCCGTCGAGCACACCCGCCGACGCCCCGTGTTCGGCAAGGCGCTGTTCGACCAGCCCTTGATGCGGGCGACGCTGCTGCCGATGATCACCGACGCGGAGGCCGCTCTCGGGCTCGTCCTGGAGTCGGCCGCGCGGCTCGACGACTCCGACGCCGGCGACCAGACCGCGCGCAGCCTGATCCGGGTGCTGACCCCGCTCGCCAAGTACACGGTGTGCAAGCAGGCACGCGGCGTCACCGGCGAGGCCATGGAGATCCGCGGCGGCAACGGCTACATCGAGGACTGGGTCAACCCGCGCCTGCTGCGCGACGCCCACCTCGGCTCCATCTGGGAAGGATCGTCCAACGTCATCGCACTCGACGTCCTGCGATGCATGCGCCGCGAGTCGGCGCACCAGGCGGTGGCCGAGACCTATGCGAGCCGGCTGCACGACATGGCCGATCCCGGCGTCCGTCCCTTCGCCGAAGTGCTGCTCGCGCACTGGAAGTCCATGTTGGACCGCGGTGAACACCTGCTCTCGACCAGTCCCGCCGAGCAGGAGGCCGGGATCGGCGTCTACGCCGACGCGCTGGCGCGGACCACCATGGCCTCGCTCCTGCTGGAACAGGCCGCCCACGAGATCGCCAACGGCCTCGGCCACCGCAAGCTCCTGGTGGCCGGCACCTACCTGCACCGCCTGCTGCGGCCGGCTAGCGCGCTGCCGACCGCCGCGCTGGAGCAGCTGGACCGGATCGCCGACGGCGGAGACGTGCCGCCGGAGGCCGCCCGCGCGGTGCTCGACCTGTTGGAAGGCGGCGCACATGTCCACGGCTGA